From one Dama dama isolate Ldn47 chromosome 32, ASM3311817v1, whole genome shotgun sequence genomic stretch:
- the SLC25A4 gene encoding ADP/ATP translocase 1, with product MSDQALSFLKDFLAGGVAAAISKTAVAPIERVKLLLQVQHASKQISAEKQYKGIIDCVVRIPKEQGFLSFWRGNLANVIRYFPTQALNFAFKDKYKQIFLGGVDRHKQFWRYFAGNLASGGAAGATSLCFVYPLDFARTRLAADVGKGAAQREFTGLGNCITKIFKSDGLRGLYQGFNVSVQGIIIYRAAYFGVYDTAKGMLPDPKNVHIIVSWMIAQTVTAVAGLVSYPFDTVRRRMMMQSGRKGADIMYTGTVDCWRKIAKDEGPKAFFKGAWSNVLRGMGGAFVLVLYDEIKKFV from the exons ATGAGCGATCAGGCTCTGAGCTTCCTGAAGGACTTCTTGGCCGGCGGCGTGGCCGCTGCCATCTCCAAGACCGCTGTCGCGCCCATCGAGAGGGTCAAACTGCTGCTGCAG GTCCAGCATGCCAGCAAACAGATCAGTGCCGAGAAGCAGTACAAAGGGATCATTGACTGCGTGGTGAGAATCCCCAAAGAGCAGGGCTTTCTCTCCTTCTGGAGGGGTAACCTGGCCAACGTCATCCGTTACTTCCCCACCCAAGCTCTCAACTTCGCCTTCAAGGACAAGTACAAGCAGATCTTCCTGGGGGGCGTGGACCGGCATAAGCAGTTCTGGCGCTACTTTGCCGGTAACCTGGCCTCCGGTGGGGCAGCTGGGGCCACCTCCCTCTGCTTCGTCTACCCGCTGGACTTCGCTAGGACCAGGCTGGCTGCCGACGTGGGCAAGGGTGCCGCCCAGCGGGAGTTCACTGGTCTGGGCAACTGTATCACCAAGATCTTCAAGTCTGATGGCCTGAGGGGCCTCTACCAGGGTTTCAATGTATCGGTCCAGGGCATCATTATCTACAGAGCCGCCTACTTTGGAGTCTATGATACGGCCAAGG GGATGCTGCCTGACCCCAAGAATGTGCACATTATCGTGAGCTGGATGATCGCCCAGACTGTGACGGCGGTCGCAGGGTTGGTGTCCTATCCCTTTGACACCGTCCGCCGTAGGATGATGATGCAGTCTGGCCGGAAAGGGG CGGATATCATGTACACTGGGACAGTGGACTGCTGGAGGAAGATTGCAAAAGATGAAGGACCCAAGGCTTTCTTCAAAGGTGCCTGGTCCAACGTATTGAGAGGCATGGGCGGTGCTTTTGTATTGGTATTGTATGATGAGATCAAAAAGTTTGTCTAA